From Deltaproteobacteria bacterium, the proteins below share one genomic window:
- the obgE gene encoding GTPase ObgE: MQFIDEAEILVKAGDGGAGAVAFRREKFVPRGGPSGGDGGNGGDIVLETDERLTTLLDFRFKSEYRARNGEPGRGRDQNGHAAPEMVLKVPPGTLVRDAQTAEVVADLRENGRRWVLAKGGRGGLGNMNFATATLQAPRFAQPGTEGEEKRVRLELRLLADVGLVGFPNAGKSTLVSRLSRARPKIADYPFTTLQPHLGVVQYKDGRSFVLSDLPGLIEGAHRGAGLGHRFLKHMARCRTIIHLVDAAQDRDLVADFDAINRELELFDPALGRKPQVIAANKIDIPEARERAEALQRKLKRRRIGVHLVSGATGEGLDALLDATVRALDAAPMPTPLERDSHPDKVRRSRT, translated from the coding sequence ATGCAGTTCATCGACGAAGCGGAGATTTTGGTGAAGGCCGGCGACGGGGGCGCCGGCGCGGTGGCCTTCCGCCGCGAGAAGTTCGTCCCGCGCGGGGGGCCCTCGGGCGGCGACGGCGGCAACGGCGGCGACATCGTCCTCGAAACCGACGAGCGGCTCACTACGCTGCTCGACTTCCGCTTCAAGAGCGAGTACCGGGCAAGGAACGGCGAGCCCGGCCGCGGTCGCGATCAGAACGGCCATGCAGCGCCGGAGATGGTGCTGAAGGTGCCCCCGGGAACGCTGGTCCGCGATGCGCAGACCGCCGAGGTGGTCGCCGACCTGCGCGAGAACGGCCGCCGGTGGGTGCTGGCGAAAGGCGGCAGAGGCGGCCTCGGCAACATGAACTTCGCCACGGCCACCCTGCAAGCACCGCGCTTCGCGCAGCCGGGCACCGAGGGCGAGGAGAAGCGGGTGCGCCTGGAGCTGCGGCTGCTGGCCGACGTCGGCCTGGTCGGCTTTCCCAACGCCGGCAAGAGCACGCTGGTCTCCCGCCTCTCCCGGGCGCGGCCGAAGATCGCCGACTACCCGTTCACGACGCTTCAGCCCCACCTCGGGGTCGTCCAGTACAAGGACGGCCGCAGCTTCGTGCTCTCCGATTTGCCGGGCCTGATCGAAGGCGCGCACCGCGGCGCCGGCCTCGGACATCGCTTCCTCAAGCACATGGCGCGCTGCAGGACGATCATCCACCTCGTCGACGCAGCGCAGGATCGCGATCTCGTCGCCGACTTCGACGCCATCAACCGGGAGCTGGAGCTCTTCGATCCGGCGCTCGGGCGCAAACCGCAAGTCATCGCGGCGAACAAGATCGACATCCCGGAAGCACGGGAGCGGGCAGAAGCGCTCCAGCGCAAGCTGAAGCGCCGCAGGATCGGCGTCCATCTGGTTTCGGGCGCCACCGGAGAAGGACTGGATGCGCTGCTCGACGCGACCGTGCGGGCGCTGGACGCCGCGCCGATGCCGACTCCTCTCGAGCGCGACTCGCATCCCGACAAAGTTCGGAGATCGCGCACGTGA
- the rplU gene encoding 50S ribosomal protein L21: MYAVVRTGGKQYRVKEGDLLKVEKLAQDVGAKVELEVLLVGEGADVKLGAPLVSGASVRAEVVSHGKRRKLWHFRTQEEGWDRIRGHRQPYTELRITGISS; encoded by the coding sequence ATGTACGCAGTCGTCAGGACGGGTGGAAAGCAATACCGGGTCAAGGAAGGCGACCTTCTCAAGGTGGAGAAGCTTGCCCAGGACGTCGGCGCCAAGGTGGAGCTCGAGGTGTTGCTGGTGGGCGAGGGCGCGGACGTGAAACTGGGGGCTCCGCTCGTCTCCGGAGCCAGCGTCCGGGCCGAGGTGGTCTCGCACGGCAAGCGCCGCAAGCTCTGGCACTTCCGCACACAGGAAGAGGGCTGGGACCGGATCCGAGGGCACCGCCAGCCGTATACCGAGCTCCGGATCACTGGTATCTCGAGCTAA
- the gatB gene encoding Asp-tRNA(Asn)/Glu-tRNA(Gln) amidotransferase subunit GatB yields the protein MPVADFEPVIGLEVHAQLLTRSKIFCGCSTQFGAPPNTQVCPVCLGLPGALPALNRAAVEMAIKAGKAFGCTIARRSIWARKNYFYPDLPKGYQISQYEVPICSGGAVPVPGLGKIGLERIHLEEDAGKNIHTERGSEVDLNRSGVPLIEIVGKPELRSAEQASEYLKAIRLALIYLGINDGNLEEGSFRCDANVSVRPKGATKLGTRVELKNINSFRFVRQAIDYEIARQVELIESGGKVTQETRLFDNEKSVTRPMRSKEEANDYRYFPEPDLPPLVVSQELLDTVQVPKLPQAIADELITAGVPQADARTIVSDPRLVDTHRRIGGDPKRAALFVVGELARAVNENEADLGALKFDPALVRDVWKLQDGGSISSTAAKEVLGELIRTGEAPQRIVERKGLAQVSDEGALEAVVDAVIARNPGEVEKYKGGKTNLLGFFVGQAMKELKGKGNPGVLNTLFRKKLG from the coding sequence ATGCCGGTCGCTGATTTCGAGCCAGTCATCGGCCTGGAAGTCCATGCACAACTGCTCACGCGGTCGAAGATCTTCTGCGGCTGCTCGACGCAGTTCGGCGCGCCGCCCAACACGCAGGTCTGCCCCGTCTGCCTCGGGCTGCCCGGCGCGTTGCCGGCGCTGAACCGGGCCGCCGTGGAGATGGCGATCAAGGCGGGCAAGGCATTCGGCTGCACCATCGCCAGACGCAGCATCTGGGCGCGCAAGAACTACTTCTACCCGGACCTGCCGAAGGGCTATCAGATCTCGCAGTACGAGGTGCCCATCTGCTCCGGCGGCGCGGTCCCGGTGCCCGGACTGGGGAAGATCGGCCTCGAGCGCATCCACCTCGAGGAGGACGCCGGAAAGAACATCCACACCGAGCGCGGCAGCGAGGTCGACCTGAACCGTTCGGGCGTACCCTTGATCGAGATCGTAGGGAAACCGGAGCTGCGTTCGGCGGAGCAGGCGAGCGAATATCTCAAGGCGATCCGCCTGGCCCTGATCTATCTCGGGATCAACGACGGCAACCTCGAGGAAGGGTCGTTCCGCTGCGACGCCAACGTCTCCGTCCGCCCGAAGGGGGCGACGAAGCTCGGCACCCGGGTCGAGCTCAAGAACATCAACTCCTTTCGCTTCGTCCGGCAGGCAATCGACTACGAGATCGCGCGCCAGGTGGAGCTGATCGAGAGCGGCGGCAAGGTGACTCAGGAGACGCGGCTGTTCGACAACGAGAAGAGCGTGACCCGCCCGATGCGCAGCAAGGAGGAGGCGAACGACTACCGCTACTTTCCCGAACCGGATCTCCCGCCGCTGGTCGTATCGCAGGAGCTGCTCGACACCGTCCAGGTGCCGAAGCTTCCGCAAGCGATCGCCGACGAGCTCATCACGGCTGGCGTTCCACAGGCCGACGCCCGCACGATCGTGAGCGATCCGCGCCTCGTCGACACGCATCGCCGCATCGGCGGAGATCCGAAGCGCGCGGCGCTGTTCGTGGTCGGCGAGCTGGCCCGAGCGGTCAACGAGAACGAAGCCGATCTCGGAGCGCTGAAGTTCGACCCGGCGCTGGTCCGGGACGTGTGGAAGCTGCAGGACGGAGGCTCGATCTCCTCGACGGCGGCGAAAGAGGTTCTTGGCGAGCTGATCCGGACCGGGGAAGCGCCCCAGCGGATCGTCGAACGGAAGGGCCTTGCCCAGGTCTCCGATGAAGGCGCGCTCGAAGCCGTGGTCGACGCCGTGATCGCGCGCAACCCGGGAGAAGTGGAGAAGTACAAAGGCGGCAAGACCAACCTGCTCGGGTTCTTCGTCGGCCAGGCGATGAAGGAGCTCAAAGGCAAGGGAAACCCCGGCGTCCTCAACACGCTGTTCCGGAAGAAGCTCGGCTGA
- a CDS encoding RNA methyltransferase encodes MAHVSRRRPPRPWPGPVRPVDPADLVGPRGLTEEVLREDCCDAPESGPAQFFWSLLTTERRTRIQSVVDARLQSVTVVLDRLLDPHNTAAILRTAEGLGLSRAHVVAHAAGDAVAHRRVTQDAHKWIDVEAHPGGETAAEKLRADGYEVWAGHLDAGGRLYTTLPADRPVALLFGNEHEGPSPATVRACTGTFRIPMAGFTQSFNVSVAAGIALAWLADARRRHLGQPGDLSGEARVQLRDRYTLLAARLARRMKAGR; translated from the coding sequence ATCGCGCACGTGAGTCGCCGCCGTCCGCCGCGCCCGTGGCCAGGTCCGGTGAGGCCGGTCGATCCGGCAGATCTGGTCGGACCGCGGGGCCTGACGGAGGAGGTCCTGCGCGAGGACTGCTGCGATGCGCCGGAAAGCGGCCCGGCGCAGTTCTTCTGGTCGCTGCTCACCACGGAGCGCAGGACGCGCATCCAGTCGGTGGTCGACGCGCGGCTGCAGAGCGTGACCGTGGTCCTCGATCGCCTGCTCGATCCGCACAACACCGCCGCCATCCTGCGCACGGCCGAAGGGCTGGGCCTTTCGCGGGCGCACGTCGTCGCGCACGCGGCAGGCGACGCGGTCGCGCATCGGCGCGTGACGCAGGATGCGCACAAGTGGATCGACGTGGAGGCGCATCCGGGCGGTGAGACGGCCGCGGAGAAGCTGCGCGCGGACGGCTACGAGGTCTGGGCTGGTCACCTCGATGCCGGCGGGCGGCTCTACACCACATTGCCCGCCGATCGGCCGGTCGCGCTCCTGTTCGGCAACGAGCACGAAGGACCATCGCCCGCGACGGTTCGTGCCTGCACGGGCACCTTCCGCATCCCGATGGCGGGGTTCACGCAGAGCTTCAACGTCAGTGTCGCCGCCGGCATTGCCCTGGCCTGGCTGGCGGACGCCCGGCGCCGCCATCTCGGCCAACCGGGAGATCTTTCCGGGGAGGCGCGCGTTCAGCTTCGGGACCGTTACACCCTGCTCGCCGCCAGGCTCGCCCGCCGGATGAAGGCCGGCCGCTGA
- the mtnA gene encoding S-methyl-5-thioribose-1-phosphate isomerase — translation MSFRTLWFEDGTLHLLDQRRLPAQVEIVQARTARETAQAIREMIVRGAPAIGCAAAYGLALAVRSGENFAEARSALLDSRPTAVNLRWAVERLSAVQPRTFEALRAEADRVLAEDLAACRAIGRQGAALVPDGRGILTHCNAGGLATAGYGTALGVVRAALEAGKKCAVFADETRPWLQGARLTAWELLQDGIPVTLLPDAAAASLLSSGRIGCVVVGADRIACNGDTANKVGTYPLALAADAAQVPFFVAAPTSTVDLRASSGREIPIEERAPSEVTHLAGSRVAAEGVHVFNPAFDVTPSRYITAIVTEWGVARPPYERTLAALVRRENPPEGR, via the coding sequence ATGAGCTTCCGCACCCTCTGGTTCGAGGACGGCACACTGCACCTGCTCGATCAGCGGCGGCTTCCCGCCCAGGTCGAGATCGTCCAGGCGCGCACCGCGCGCGAGACCGCGCAGGCCATCCGGGAGATGATCGTGCGCGGCGCTCCCGCCATCGGTTGCGCCGCGGCCTACGGCCTCGCGCTGGCAGTTCGGTCCGGTGAGAATTTCGCCGAGGCCCGCAGCGCCCTGCTCGATTCGCGACCGACGGCCGTGAACCTGCGTTGGGCGGTGGAGCGCCTGTCGGCGGTGCAGCCCAGGACGTTCGAGGCGTTGCGTGCCGAAGCGGACCGCGTGCTGGCGGAGGACCTCGCTGCCTGCAGGGCCATCGGCCGCCAGGGAGCGGCGCTGGTGCCGGACGGACGTGGAATCCTCACCCACTGCAACGCCGGAGGGCTCGCGACCGCCGGATACGGCACCGCGCTCGGCGTGGTTCGCGCCGCACTGGAGGCAGGGAAGAAGTGCGCGGTGTTCGCCGACGAGACACGCCCCTGGCTGCAGGGAGCGAGGCTGACCGCCTGGGAGCTCCTGCAGGACGGCATTCCCGTCACGTTGCTGCCGGACGCGGCGGCCGCTTCGTTGCTCTCGAGCGGCAGGATCGGCTGCGTGGTGGTCGGCGCCGACCGGATCGCCTGCAACGGCGATACGGCGAACAAGGTCGGGACGTATCCGCTCGCCTTGGCTGCCGACGCCGCCCAGGTGCCCTTCTTCGTTGCCGCCCCGACGAGCACTGTCGACCTGCGCGCCTCGAGCGGGCGCGAGATCCCCATCGAGGAGCGCGCGCCTTCCGAGGTCACCCACCTCGCCGGATCGCGGGTCGCCGCCGAAGGCGTGCACGTCTTCAATCCAGCCTTCGACGTGACGCCCTCGCGCTACATCACCGCCATCGTCACCGAGTGGGGCGTGGCGCGTCCGCCGTACGAGCGGACGCTTGCGGCGCTGGTCAGGCGCGAAAACCCGCCCGAAGGGCGATAG
- a CDS encoding outer membrane lipoprotein carrier protein LolA, whose translation MTALVAALLLAVPAKDPGRAIARRVQAFYAQTKDFSAGFRQHYTYVAIGRVEESEGVVQVKKPGRVRWDYAKPDRRTLYIEDRTLWIWRPDEQEVQVKRDFGGEQLSSAFTFLWGKGNLLKDFSPRAVPAPDGLPKGDALELTPIKAMPGIEKLLFVVARDGQVLASVVTNPQGDINQIVFTDAKIDQGLSDSLFHFAPPKGAYVQEL comes from the coding sequence ATGACCGCCCTCGTCGCCGCTCTCCTCCTCGCCGTCCCCGCGAAGGATCCCGGCCGCGCCATCGCCCGCCGCGTGCAGGCCTTCTACGCGCAGACCAAGGACTTCTCCGCCGGCTTCCGGCAGCACTACACGTACGTCGCCATCGGCCGGGTCGAAGAATCGGAAGGCGTGGTGCAGGTGAAGAAGCCCGGCAGGGTCCGCTGGGATTACGCGAAGCCGGACCGCCGCACGCTCTACATCGAGGACCGCACGCTGTGGATCTGGCGGCCCGACGAGCAGGAGGTGCAGGTGAAGCGCGATTTCGGCGGGGAGCAGCTGAGCAGCGCCTTTACGTTCCTGTGGGGCAAAGGGAACCTCCTCAAGGACTTCTCGCCGCGCGCCGTGCCGGCTCCGGACGGCCTTCCGAAGGGCGACGCGCTGGAGCTGACGCCGATCAAGGCGATGCCGGGCATCGAGAAGCTGCTCTTCGTCGTCGCCAGGGACGGTCAGGTCCTCGCCAGCGTGGTGACGAATCCCCAGGGCGACATCAACCAGATCGTGTTCACCGACGCGAAGATCGATCAAGGCCTGTCCGACTCGCTCTTCCACTTCGCGCCGCCGAAGGGCGCCTACGTCCAGGAATTGTGA
- the gatC gene encoding Asp-tRNA(Asn)/Glu-tRNA(Gln) amidotransferase subunit GatC yields the protein MAIDRAQVRHVARLAHLALSPEEEERFAAQLAHVLEYIERLQAVDVSGVEPLAFAGDAQAGVVMRADEPRPCLPREKVLSQSPQHDGQAFLVPRIIE from the coding sequence GTGGCCATCGATCGCGCCCAGGTGAGGCACGTCGCCCGCCTGGCCCACCTGGCGTTGTCGCCGGAAGAGGAAGAGCGTTTCGCCGCGCAGCTCGCGCACGTGCTCGAGTACATCGAGCGGTTGCAGGCGGTGGACGTCAGCGGCGTCGAGCCCCTCGCCTTCGCCGGCGATGCGCAGGCCGGCGTCGTCATGCGGGCGGACGAGCCGCGCCCGTGCCTGCCTCGGGAGAAGGTGCTTTCGCAGTCGCCGCAGCATGACGGGCAGGCATTTCTCGTGCCGAGGATCATCGAGTGA
- a CDS encoding 50S ribosomal protein L27, producing MAHKKGQGSSRNGRDSPGQHRGIKVFGGEAVVPGNILVRQVGTRVHPGRGVEMGRDFTLYAVVVGNVKYQKGRGDRVYVHVEPAKAQAQA from the coding sequence ATGGCGCACAAAAAAGGTCAGGGGTCCTCGCGCAACGGGCGAGACTCGCCGGGACAGCACCGGGGCATCAAGGTGTTCGGCGGCGAGGCGGTCGTGCCAGGGAACATCCTCGTTCGCCAGGTCGGCACCCGGGTGCATCCCGGACGCGGTGTCGAGATGGGCCGCGACTTCACGCTCTACGCGGTGGTCGTGGGCAACGTGAAGTACCAGAAGGGACGCGGCGATCGCGTCTACGTGCACGTCGAGCCCGCCAAGGCGCAGGCTCAGGCGTAA
- a CDS encoding tetratricopeptide repeat protein — MEVRCDKCQARYRVDDARIGPQGLSMRCGKCQNVFRVMPPGAAAAEPPQKPVPPAPKTLPRPNATAIFAAPPLPNSIPSPAKPPPQAAGAGRPPRSPAARVPPTSEEAAGRTMMFPTANLPSQPAAAKKAPVPSKPAAGGTMVFGESPAKSVPPPVPARGPKPAAKAADAARSTMMFGAPQPRIQAAPAAAVPTPEPAALAEPPASPEPALEEPSAIDGMPPPPSAGEADGPAAEAPAEAPPAAEGDEIAGEPGREAGTFDRAPPRALLVGVAAGLVLLLAVGGGLVAYRKLGRRAPPAAAVETLSAAQAEAEKDSLASIASAETKARDALDVAGPRARFPEATAALARVEIQWADALADQASRIAEKNADDPRAAQLQAQAKTKVKAAFDLLSPAAKANAGSPDVQLAFADYYRAKRLPSSMSRYLKEVKDEPRVALIEGLALLQEDDGAEKALPKLKAALAASPQSARIHYRLALAHLALKDEGSARTELKETLRLSPQHERAQALLEQLGGAAERK, encoded by the coding sequence ATGGAAGTCCGTTGCGACAAATGCCAGGCCCGCTACCGCGTCGACGACGCGCGGATCGGCCCGCAAGGCCTCAGCATGCGCTGCGGAAAGTGCCAGAACGTCTTCAGGGTAATGCCGCCGGGGGCAGCCGCGGCAGAGCCTCCGCAGAAACCTGTTCCGCCCGCGCCGAAGACGCTGCCCCGGCCGAACGCGACCGCAATTTTCGCTGCGCCTCCTCTTCCGAACAGCATTCCGTCCCCCGCGAAACCACCGCCACAGGCTGCCGGGGCCGGGAGGCCGCCTCGGTCGCCGGCCGCGCGGGTACCGCCCACATCCGAGGAGGCGGCGGGCCGGACCATGATGTTTCCGACGGCGAACCTGCCTTCGCAGCCGGCCGCCGCGAAGAAGGCGCCGGTTCCTTCCAAGCCAGCCGCCGGCGGGACCATGGTGTTTGGCGAGTCGCCCGCGAAGTCGGTGCCTCCGCCAGTGCCCGCCCGAGGTCCAAAACCTGCCGCCAAGGCGGCAGACGCAGCGCGATCGACGATGATGTTCGGTGCGCCGCAACCCAGGATCCAGGCAGCGCCTGCCGCGGCGGTGCCGACGCCGGAGCCGGCTGCGCTCGCGGAACCGCCTGCGTCGCCTGAACCTGCGCTGGAAGAGCCTTCAGCGATCGATGGCATGCCGCCGCCGCCTTCAGCCGGCGAGGCAGACGGCCCCGCCGCCGAAGCGCCTGCGGAGGCGCCGCCGGCAGCGGAAGGTGACGAGATCGCCGGAGAGCCGGGGCGCGAGGCTGGAACCTTCGACCGGGCGCCGCCGCGGGCCCTGCTCGTCGGCGTCGCGGCGGGTCTCGTGCTCCTCCTGGCCGTTGGCGGCGGACTCGTCGCATACCGCAAGCTCGGGCGCCGCGCTCCGCCGGCCGCGGCGGTCGAGACGCTCTCGGCGGCGCAGGCCGAGGCCGAGAAAGATTCGCTCGCGTCGATCGCCAGCGCCGAGACGAAGGCGCGCGATGCGCTCGACGTCGCCGGCCCCAGGGCGCGCTTTCCGGAAGCAACCGCGGCGCTGGCGCGCGTCGAGATCCAGTGGGCGGATGCCCTCGCCGATCAGGCGAGTCGCATCGCGGAGAAGAACGCGGACGATCCCCGCGCCGCCCAACTGCAGGCGCAGGCCAAGACCAAGGTGAAGGCCGCCTTCGATCTGCTCTCTCCAGCGGCCAAGGCCAACGCGGGCTCGCCCGACGTGCAACTCGCGTTCGCCGACTACTACCGGGCGAAGCGGCTGCCCTCGAGCATGAGCAGGTACCTCAAGGAGGTGAAGGACGAGCCGCGGGTGGCGCTGATCGAGGGCCTTGCGCTCCTGCAGGAGGACGACGGCGCGGAGAAGGCGCTGCCGAAGCTGAAGGCGGCGCTGGCGGCGAGCCCGCAGAGCGCGCGGATCCATTACCGGCTCGCACTCGCCCACCTCGCGCTCAAGGACGAGGGCAGCGCGCGTACGGAGCTGAAGGAGACGCTACGACTCTCCCCGCAGCACGAGCGGGCCCAGGCCCTTCTGGAGCAGCTCGGCGGCGCAGCGGAGCGGAAGTAA
- the gatA gene encoding Asp-tRNA(Asn)/Glu-tRNA(Gln) amidotransferase subunit GatA, with protein MKIDLLPLSQISDALASGAVSPEALLEASLARIRAVDGRLHAFLRLTTDEAGAAAKASAQRRSSRKPLGPLDGVPLALKDIFCMEGVETTCGSRILEGYVPPYDATVVRKLKQAGAVIVGKLNMDEFAMGSSTENSAFGPTMNPWDLSRTPGGSSGGSAAAVAARLVAGAFGTDTGGSIRQPAALVGCVGMKPTYGRVSRFGVIAFASSLDQVGPFAQDVRGVAYLLGAVAGHDNDDQTSSPRPVPDYAAGLDRGVRGLRIGVPREYFGEGLAPEVERAVRAGVEKLRSLGCEIRDISLPNSPHAIATYYIVATAEASSNLARYDGVRYGHRAKATQLLEMYEKTRAEGFGAEVKRRIMLGTYALSSGYYDAYYLRAQKVRALIRRDFDQAFATVDAVLSPTSPTTAFKLGEKLDDPLAMYLNDVYTVPANLAGLPGISVPCGFDSRKLPIGLQLIGRPFDEETLLRIARAAEPSDCPLPPVLEGR; from the coding sequence GTGAAGATCGACCTCCTTCCGCTCTCGCAGATCTCCGACGCGCTCGCCTCCGGAGCGGTGTCGCCGGAAGCGCTGCTCGAGGCGTCGCTCGCCCGGATCCGCGCCGTCGACGGCCGGCTGCACGCGTTTCTTCGTCTGACCACCGACGAGGCGGGGGCCGCGGCGAAGGCCTCCGCGCAGCGCCGCTCGAGCCGCAAGCCGCTGGGTCCGCTGGACGGCGTTCCCCTCGCGCTCAAGGACATCTTCTGCATGGAGGGCGTCGAGACCACCTGCGGGTCCAGGATCCTCGAGGGCTATGTCCCTCCCTACGATGCGACGGTCGTCCGCAAGCTGAAGCAGGCCGGCGCGGTGATCGTCGGCAAGCTGAACATGGACGAGTTCGCGATGGGCTCCTCCACGGAGAACAGCGCCTTCGGTCCGACCATGAACCCGTGGGACCTGTCCCGAACGCCGGGCGGTTCCTCGGGTGGCAGCGCGGCCGCGGTTGCCGCGCGCCTGGTCGCCGGCGCGTTCGGCACCGATACCGGCGGGTCCATCCGGCAGCCCGCGGCGCTCGTGGGGTGCGTCGGGATGAAGCCCACGTACGGGCGCGTCTCGCGGTTCGGCGTCATCGCGTTTGCCAGCTCGCTCGATCAGGTCGGGCCGTTTGCCCAGGACGTGCGCGGAGTGGCGTACCTGCTCGGCGCGGTGGCGGGCCACGACAACGACGACCAGACCTCTTCGCCGCGCCCGGTGCCGGACTACGCAGCCGGTCTCGACCGGGGCGTGCGCGGTCTGCGGATCGGCGTGCCGCGCGAGTATTTCGGCGAGGGCCTGGCACCGGAGGTGGAGCGCGCGGTGCGCGCCGGTGTCGAGAAGCTGCGCAGCCTCGGGTGCGAGATCCGCGACATCTCGCTGCCGAATTCGCCGCATGCAATCGCCACCTATTACATCGTGGCGACGGCGGAAGCGTCGTCCAACCTCGCTCGCTACGATGGCGTGCGGTACGGTCACCGGGCCAAGGCCACCCAGCTCCTCGAGATGTACGAGAAGACGCGGGCCGAAGGATTCGGCGCGGAGGTGAAGCGCCGGATCATGCTGGGAACGTATGCGCTCAGCTCCGGGTACTACGACGCGTATTATCTGCGGGCACAGAAGGTCCGGGCGCTGATCCGGCGCGATTTCGACCAGGCGTTCGCAACCGTCGACGCGGTGCTGTCGCCGACGAGCCCGACGACGGCGTTCAAGCTGGGCGAGAAGTTGGACGATCCCCTTGCGATGTACCTGAACGACGTCTACACGGTCCCGGCGAACCTGGCGGGGCTTCCGGGCATCTCCGTCCCCTGTGGTTTCGATTCGAGGAAACTGCCGATCGGCCTGCAGTTGATCGGCAGACCGTTCGACGAAGAGACTCTGCTCCGCATCGCCCGCGCCGCCGAGCCGTCCGACTGCCCGCTGCCGCCGGTGTTGGAGGGCCGCTGA
- a CDS encoding GNAT family N-acetyltransferase: MQLVPVDRSGPHLDEVRTLLGEYWRSFGFTPCFQGFDEELASLPGAYGPPRGALLLAPGQGCVALRPLDAATAEMKRLYVRPGARGTGLGRSLALAAVAHGRESGFSRVVLDTIAERMAEAVALYTSMGFHPIPPYSGTPGVLCMELLLR, encoded by the coding sequence ATGCAGCTCGTGCCCGTGGACCGCAGCGGACCTCATCTCGACGAGGTCCGGACTCTGCTCGGCGAATACTGGCGATCGTTCGGGTTCACCCCGTGCTTCCAGGGATTCGACGAGGAGCTCGCGAGTCTCCCCGGCGCTTATGGTCCACCCCGCGGCGCGCTGCTGCTCGCTCCGGGGCAGGGCTGCGTCGCGCTCCGCCCCCTCGACGCCGCGACGGCCGAGATGAAGCGCCTATATGTGCGGCCGGGCGCGAGAGGCACCGGCCTGGGGCGGTCTCTCGCCCTGGCGGCAGTGGCGCACGGGCGCGAATCGGGCTTCTCGCGCGTCGTCCTCGACACCATCGCCGAGAGAATGGCGGAGGCCGTCGCGCTCTACACATCGATGGGATTCCACCCCATTCCTCCGTACTCCGGCACCCCGGGAGTGCTCTGCATGGAGCTCCTGCTGCGATGA